In the Methanobacterium sp. Maddingley MBC34 genome, TAATAAGAGATGATATTGACATCACTGAACTTGCATTGCTGGTTCAAACTGTTATGGTGGGAACAGTCATAATGTGGATAGGAATGCCTGCAATGCCAATGGAAGAAAGAATGGAAGATAATATGCATAATTTATGGAATTTCATTAAAAAATAGATTAAAAAAAATTCATAAATCTTTGTTCTCACATTCTAAATTATTAATCTACTTTTTTTATAATGAGTTCTTAAAACTCGCTTTCCACTATCTGAACTGATTTTGAGATGAGGATCATCTGAACATATACCCCAGTAATTTCATGGGTAATTTCATTTTTTTTCTTAAATGAAAAGGCCATATTTAGGAATTTTTCAATGTTATTCTACCATTTATAAGATTCCGTGGATAATAAGCGCCTTAATCATGATATTCTTTTTTATTGTCCTGTAAATTATCAAATAACACGATAAATTAACAAAATAATTCTTGTTTTAAATAAATTATAATAATTAATCATTACAAACAGAGTAATCGCTATGTTTATATAGTAGAACTCACTCACTTTTTACAAAAGTAAATGATTAAACATTGAAAATTTGAATGACAAAAAAAATGGAGTGTTGATAAAATGAAAATAGCTATTATTGGTGGAACCGGCGGACAGGGTTTAGGAATCGCAATACGTTTTGTACAGGCAGGAGAAGATGTTATAATCGGTTCAAGAACCATAGAAAAAGCCCAAGCAGCAGTAGATAAAGTCAAAGATCTCTTAGACGATGTTGGAAACTTAAAAGCTGCCGAAAATTCTGATGCTGCAGCAGAAGCAGAACTATTAGTTTTAACTGTACCATTAGCAGCCCAAAAATCAACCTTACTCTCAATCAAAGAAGGAGCAAAAGGTAAAACATTACTAGACGCTACAGGACCTTTAGAATCAGCCATTGGAGGATCCCCCATAACCTACCTGGATCTTTGGGATGGGGCAGCAGCAGAAAGATCAGCAAAAATCCTGAAAGATGCCAATGTAATCTGCGCATTTAATAACATCAGCTCAGCAGCCTTAATGAACTTCAATGAACCCATAGACTGCGATTGCCTCATTTCAGGAGACGATGCCGATTCCAAAGTTGTGGCCACTGAATTGATAGAAAAAATCCCCGGTGTAAACGTTATTGACTGCGGACCACTATCACGGGCCAAAATCATAGAAAAAATCACCCCACTCTTAATCGGACTAAACATAAGAAACAAAACCCAATTCGGAGGAATAAGAATCACCGGATTAGGCAAATAAGCCAATAGTTATTCACCTCATGGAGGTAACACAATGAAATTAGAAAACAAGGTTGTGCTGGTTACTGGAGCAAGTTCAGGAATAAGGAATGAAATCGCCAAACTCATTGCAAAAGAAGGTGCATCTGTTGTTGTGGTTGCCAAGAGGAATGAAAACCTGGAAAATCTTGTCAAACAAATAGAAACTAAAGGTGGAAAAGCCCTTGCGGTTGAAGGAGATCTTAATCCCGAAGAAAAAATGCAAACTGCCTTTAATGCGGCTATAAATAAGTTTGGGAAACTGGACATAGTCATTAACAGTGCAGGAATAGCAGACATAATCGCCCCAGTCGCGGATATTGGCGAGGGTGTTTGGGAAGTTGATCTCAAAGTTGATTTGACAGGAACTATTTAAAAAATGTAAAAAATTTAAAAAAAGTATTGTTCACTGGGCTTGATACCCTGTCTCAAAACA is a window encoding:
- a CDS encoding NADP oxidoreductase (PFAM: NADP oxidoreductase coenzyme F420-dependent~TIGRFAM: NADPH-dependent F420 reductase) → MKIAIIGGTGGQGLGIAIRFVQAGEDVIIGSRTIEKAQAAVDKVKDLLDDVGNLKAAENSDAAAEAELLVLTVPLAAQKSTLLSIKEGAKGKTLLDATGPLESAIGGSPITYLDLWDGAAAERSAKILKDANVICAFNNISSAALMNFNEPIDCDCLISGDDADSKVVATELIEKIPGVNVIDCGPLSRAKIIEKITPLLIGLNIRNKTQFGGIRITGLGK
- a CDS encoding dehydrogenase of unknown specificity (PFAM: short chain dehydrogenase), whose amino-acid sequence is MKLENKVVLVTGASSGIRNEIAKLIAKEGASVVVVAKRNENLENLVKQIETKGGKALAVEGDLNPEEKMQTAFNAAINKFGKLDIVINSAGIADIIAPVADIGEGVWEVDLKVDLTGTI